aaatccaataatcacaaatcctaattaaatcaatctttaagcactgaaaattcaattaaatctccaaatttaaatattaaatgagggcaaaaatttgaactcatcacagtgctaccatcaagcgaatatctCCCCTGAGGCCGTTCTCGAATTTCtggcatctccactcctcatcgagcggCAAGGTATAAAAGTGGCTGaggtgcttgaacttctcagcatagTCGGTCAccgtcttccctccctgggtcagttggaggaattccacctccttggcatatCGAATGCTGTCTGGGATATATTCCGAGAGGAATTTCCCCCTAAAGGCCTCCCACGTCACCGACTTGCctctctcctccatgatggatttgGTACTGGTCCACCAGTGCTCAGCCTCCCCGGTGAGCATGTATACTGTGAAAGCTAACATGTTCTCCGCTGGGCATGTTTTCGCATAAAAGATCCTCTCTAgatccttcagccattggtttGCTGCGTCTGGGCTCGTCTTCCGGTTGAACTTCACGGGATGGTGTTTCAGGAAGTCTTCCAGACTCAACTCCCTGACTGGTGGTCGTGGCTGCGGGCCAAACACTGGGGCAGTCACCATGTTCTCTTCCAgttggcggagggcctccatatgttACCTATGAGCATCCTCGGCAGCCACACGTGCaacctccatctgctgcatcactgcTTGTTGTtgctcaagcgacgccgccTGTCGTTGCATCGCTGCCTCATGTTGCTGCATCATCGATGTGCTTTGCTGCATCATGGCAGCcaccatcgcctctattgccCTGGCGATATCGGGCAAGTCACCCTGGGACGATTGTgaagtcctacgaggaggtgccatagttcactgACACACaaaaaatcacttggttaggctcgaaTAAGGCAcgaatttaactaagaacactcagaaggcacagagaaagctaagcggacatccaagtccatagacctaaggaatgacc
The DNA window shown above is from Vigna unguiculata cultivar IT97K-499-35 unplaced genomic scaffold, ASM411807v1 contig_20, whole genome shotgun sequence and carries:
- the LOC114171316 gene encoding uncharacterized protein LOC114171316, coding for MEALRQLEENMVTAPVFGPQPRPPVRELSLEDFLKHHPVKFNRKTSPDAANQWLKDLERIFYAKTCPAENMLAFTVYMLTGEAEHWWTSTKSIMEERGKSVTWEAFRGKFLSEYIPDSIRYAKEVEFLQLTQGGKTVTDYAEKFKHLSHFYTLPLDEEWRCQKFENGLRGDIRLMVAL